A DNA window from Danio aesculapii chromosome 14, fDanAes4.1, whole genome shotgun sequence contains the following coding sequences:
- the LOC130241109 gene encoding serine protease inhibitor Kazal-type 1-like: MLARIVLVLCLAGLAQTAAMPFGLSGFNDIDSQCFIYSNGMCPREYNPVCGTDGVTYSNRCMLCWEIFMGNFNLQISKMGEC, encoded by the exons ATGCTGGCACGGATTGTTCTTGTACTTTGTTTGGCAG GCTTGGCACAAACGGCTGCAATGCCTTTTGGCTTATCTGGCTTTAACGATATAGAC TCACAATGCTTTATATACTCTAATGGTATGTGTCCCAGAGAGTATAACCCTGTGTGTGGTACAGATGGAGTCACATACTCAAATCGTTGTATGCTGTGTTGGGAAATTTT TATGGGAAACTTCAACTTACAAATCTCCAAAATGGGTGAATGCTGA